One Salarias fasciatus chromosome 22, fSalaFa1.1, whole genome shotgun sequence DNA segment encodes these proteins:
- the myclb gene encoding protein L-Myc-1b: MPGISSTAPRYENWDMDHLDHYQHYFYDDHDPDEDFFKSTAPNDDIWKKFELVPTPPMSPIRAVEGSGRVGLLHPSLGDKLEWVSQFLGQEEQQQQQQQDLPCRLATAGDSIGNLSSIIIQDCMWSGFSAGQQLERVVGERCAPCPGTAKVPSPGRAQGAPADAAALGSLAADCVDPAAVLTFPLSGGCKKAVSSGSESHSDSSDDDDDDDKDEDEEEIDVVTVEHKQQRKPRRLVNARKPVTITVRADPLDPGMKRFHISIHQQQHNYAAPSPDTLPMPAEPPRKRVRQETSFQATQPHLTPHHHHHHHHHQPRPGHAPLNLDSRKCHGTAAGIRSESPDLSASSPTSSTSPSSPPSSSSSFSHHPQSSPSKPHCVSHLSSPQSSDCEDTDKRKAHNFLERKRRNDLRSRFLSLRDEIPGLADCPKTPKVAILTRATEYLQQLHASERQKALERKQLKSRQLYLLQRLAQLKRS; the protein is encoded by the exons ATGCCGGGCATCAGCTCCACCGCGCCTCGTTATGAAAACTGGGACATGGACCACCTCGACCACTACCAGCACTATTTCTACGACGACCACGACCCGGACGAGGATTTCTTCAAGTCCACTGCGCCGAATGACGACATATGGAAGAAATTCGAGCTGGTGCCGACCCCGCCCATGTCTCCCATCCGGGCGGTGGAGGGGTCCGGGAGGGTCGGGCTGCTGCACCCGTCCCTGGGGGACAAGCTGGAGTGGGTGTCCCAGTTCCTggggcaggaggagcagcagcagcagcagcagcaggacctgcCCTGCAGGCTGGCCACTGCCGGCGACTCCATCGGCAACCTGAGCTCCATCATCATCCAGGACTGCATGTGGAGCGGCTTCTCCGCcggacagcagctggagagagtgGTCGGGGAGCGCTGCGCCCCCTGTCCCGGGACGGCCAAGGTCCCGTCCCCGGGGAGGGCGCAGGGCGCTCCGGCGGACGCCGCGGCGCTCGGCAGCCTGGCGGCTGACTGCGTGGACCCGGCGGCGGTGCTCACTTTCCCCTTATCCGGTGGATGTAAGAAAGCGGTGTCTTCTGGGTCGGAATCGCACAGCGACTCATCAG atgatgatgacgacgacgacaaagatgaggatgaagaggaaatcGATGTGGTGACGGTGGAGCACAAGCAGCAACGCAAACCTCGCCGACTGGTCAACGCCCGCAAGCCGGTGACCATCACGGTGCGCGCCGACCCCCTGGACCCCGGCATGAAGCGTTTCCACATTTccatccaccagcagcagcacaactaCGCGGCGCCCTCCCCGGACACCCTGCCGATGCCGGCCGAGCCGCCCCGGAAGAGAGTCCGGCAGGAGACGTCTTTCCAGGCGACGCAGCCCCACCTGAcccctcaccaccaccaccaccaccaccaccaccagccccgccccggCCACGCCCCCCTGAACTTAGACAGCAGGAAGTGTCACGGGACCGCGGCGGGAATCCGATCGGAGTCGCCCGACCTCAGCGCCTCGTCTCCTACCTCCTCCACGTCGCCTTCgtcgcccccctcctcctcctcgtccttctCGCATCACCCCCAGAGCTCGCCGTCGAAGCCCCACTGCGTCTCCCACCTCTCCAGCCCCCAGTCGTCCGATTGCGAGGACACGGACAAGCGCAAGGCGCACAACTTCCTCGAGCGCAAGCGCCGCAACGACCTGCGCTCACGTTTCCTGTCGCTGCGGGACGAGATCCCGGGCCTGGCGGACTGCCCCAAAACTCCCAAGGTAGCGATCCTGACCCGGGCCACGGagtacctgcagcagctgcacgcCAGCGAGAGGCAGAAGGCcctggagaggaagcagctgaaaaGCAGACAGCTGTACTTGCTGCAGAGGCTCGCGCAGCTCAAACGATCCTGA